Genomic DNA from bacterium:
CAAAGGCTGTTTTCGAGTTGTTCGATATTTTGCATGAGTTTCCCTCTAATTTGGAGCGCACCTTTTATGTATCAGGTGACAGAAATCGGCTTATATTTAAAAGCTCTTTTTTAAGCTCATTTGGTGGGATGTATTCGATCATTGTAGAGAATTCATAAGCCTTCTTTCAATTGTTTCTCAACCAGCCCCTTCAATAATCTCCTGTGGCACTCCTCGTCAGTCTTCTCTTTGCAGAGGAGAGTGATATTCCCCTCTCTGGCAAGATCAGCCAGTTCCTTTAGGTTATCAGTCCGGGATTCCATCTCTTTAAAATACCGTCTCTCGTACTCAGAAAAATCTATTCTCTTGTTATTCCAGTCATCGAGAAGCTCGTTACTGGGGCCAAGTTCTTTCATCCAGAGATCAATCCTGTTCTTTTCCCGGCCAATGCCACGGGGCCATTTGCGCATGACAAGGATTCTCTTGCCGTCGTCAGGCTCGATCTTGTCGTAGTAAACGGATTTGGTTTTGATCATCGTATCAACAGTTTACCTCCAAGGTATTTCCTTAAATTGCTATTATATCATAAAAGATTGAATATCGACCAATATTTACGTTAAAATATGTGGCTAAAACAGCAAAAGGATGACAGAGAGGAATATATAGAAGCTATCAGGCATGAATTGCCGAATCAGACTGTGAAAGGAGAAGATAAAAATGGATTTTCAGGGAACATGGCATATCTATGAGATGGAAATGTGGGGCGAGGACTATTTCAACATGGAAGTTCAGGCGTATATCAAGATAGGCTCAGATAACAGGGGGAGTTTTCAGTTTGGCCTTGTTAGCGGGCAAATAGATGGAGAGATTGCCGGAAAAAAGTTTGAATTTACCTGGGAAGGAAATGATGAATGTGACCCTGCACATGGCAGCGGCTGGGTAAGGCTAAAAGGCAAGGACCTGCTGGAAGGCCAGTTCAGGA
This window encodes:
- a CDS encoding DUF488 family protein — its product is MIKTKSVYYDKIEPDDGKRILVMRKWPRGIGREKNRIDLWMKELGPSNELLDDWNNKRIDFSEYERRYFKEMESRTDNLKELADLAREGNITLLCKEKTDEECHRRLLKGLVEKQLKEGL